The following proteins come from a genomic window of Malus domestica chromosome 02, GDT2T_hap1:
- the LOC114820595 gene encoding uncharacterized protein has protein sequence MASLRPTFSSTIPHFFKVILDDTSRDTKLKVPMKFVMKYGEELSSPVYLTLPCGSEWEIELRRCNGEVWFEKGWPEFSKFYSLDYAFWLVFGYEGNSRFHVFIFDRSCTEVDYPIKLPEKEKTDYEDDESVEILDDFPTSRRRKGERYSSLPCPLPPKKKRKSYPRMHPLTEKDKAIALQRAIAFKSEKPHFKVAMQPSYIFGNLILPAGFAKRHLMHQPDGNAILRLPDGGTWCVKLKIYEKGKVRFQRGWLEFVRDNNLKTGDVCVFILIKGIELAFEVVFYRGGHAKGARAMDQGKWEIGTSSSHDPYAGKECSGGLNLETVYEDHDDKSVEILDDLCPRKSRDKSLVMPKLEETDKHDDHSNDDISRDSDEVQDDPTIPEEEETDYEDDDSVEILDDFSPCPRKTREKSPLPCLHKKMRTCSSSKAAECNTNFPATKTQPCEIKKSFRSKDSYCSKSEVKRERDFSTMKEVGGLSSSQIFRKRTPDVLGREHSLTKSEIALALQRANAFKSEYPSFRVAIQPAYIHSSYLGLPYEFVRTHLNKQRSSNVILQILDGSTWPVTFKYDATPRFQNGWSVFARENNLKVGDLCVFELVNHDELTFEVVFFRATEAKMCSSSAGHGGGAIDQVEIKRRSICKVKSGYENGEYTKLKISDQVTQTPSCLKASRVLEAANNFIPKNPFFRATLGPTSKTVHVPVKVAMRFPLRKAQTTTLQVGEHSGP, from the exons ATGGCTTCTTTACGGCCAACATTTTCATCTACAAtaccccattttttcaaagttatTCTTGATGACACATCGAGAGACACCAAACTT AAAGTTCCGATGAAATTTGTGATGAAATATGGAGAAGAGTTATCAAGTCCAGTATATCTTACACTTCCATGTGGTTCAGAATGGGAAATAGAACTGAGAAGATGTAATGGTGAGGTTTGGTTTGAGAAGGGTTGGCCGGAGTTCTCCAAATTTTACTCTCTTGACTACGCTTTTTGGCTAGTTTTCGGGTATGAAGGGAATTCAAGATTCCACGTCTTCATATTCGATAGAAGTTGCACAGAAGTTGACTATCCCATAAAATTGCCGGAGAAGGAAAAAACCGATTACGAAGATGACGAGTCGGTTGAAATCTTGGATGATTTTCCCACAAGCCGAAGAAGAAAAGGGGAGAGATATTCATCTTTACCATGTCCTTTGCCTccgaagaaaaaaagaaagagctaTCCAAGGATGCATCCATTGACTGAAAAAGATAAAGCTATAGCTCTTCAGAGAGCAATTGCTTTCAAATCTGAAAAGCCTCACTTCAAAGTTGCCATGCAGCCCTCCTACATATTCGGCAATTTG ATTTTGCCGGCGGGGTTTGCCAAGAGACATCTTATGCATCAGCCTGATGGTAATGCCATCCTTCGTCTTCCAGATGGAGGAACTTGGTGTGTTAAActcaaaatatatgaaaaagggAAAGTACGATTCCAGCGTGGTTGGTTGGAATTTGTAAGGGACAATAATTTGAAAACTGGAGATGTGTGTGTATTTATCTTGATTAAGGGCATTGAACTTGCATTTGAAGTTGTCTTTTACCGGG GAGGCCATGCCAAAGGAGCTAGAGCTATGGATCAGGGAAAGTGGGAAATTGGCACGTCTAGCTCTCACGATCCTTATGCTGGAAAAGAATGCAGTGGAGGCTTGAATTTGGAAACTGTTTATGAAGACCATGATGATAAATCTGTCGAAATCTTGGATGATCTGTGCCCGAGAAAATCAAGGGATAAATCACTGGTAATGCCCAAGTTGGAAGAAACTGATAAACATGATGATCATTCTAATGATGATATTAGTAGAGATTCTGATGAAGTACAAGACGATCCAACAATACCTGAGGAGGAAGAAACAGATTATGAAGATGATGACTCGGTCGAAATCTTGGACGACTTTTCACCCTGccctagaaaaacaagggagaAATCTCCATTACCATGTCTACACAAGAAAATGAGAACATGTTCGAGTAGTAAAGCAGCGGAATGCAACACCAACTTCCCAGCAACAAAGACTCAACCTTGTGAAATCAAGAAGTCATTCAGAAGCAAAGACTCATATTGCTCTAAATCAGAAGTGAAAA GAGAACGTGATTTTTCCACAATGAAAGAAGTTGGAGGCTTGTCTAGCAGTCAAATATTCCGAAAACGAACACCTGATGTTCTTGGGAGGGAACATTCATTGACCAAAAGCGAAATAGCTCTGGCTCTTCAGAGAGCCAATGCTTTCAAATCTGAATACCCTTCATTTCGGGTTGCCATTCAACCAGCTTATATCCATAGTAGTTATCTG GGTTTGCCATATGAGTTTGTGAGGACACATCTTAACAAGCAGCGTTCAAGTAACGTAATCCTTCAGATTTTAGATGGAAGCACCTGGCCAGTTACTTTCAAATATGATGCAACACCTCGATTTCAGAATGGTTGGTCAGTGTTTGCAAGGGAAAACAACTTGAAAGTTGGTGATTTATGTGTTTTTGAATTGGTTAACCACGATGAACTTACATTTGAAGTTGTCTTTTTCCGCGCCACAGAAGCTAAAATGTGCTCCTCGTCAGCAG GCCATGGAGGAGGAGCAATTGATCAAGTTGAAATAAAGAGAAGGTCCATATGTAAAGTCAAATCAGGTTATGAAAATG GAGAGTACACAAAGTTAAAGATTTCTGATCAGGTTACTCAAACGCCTTCATGTTTGAAGGCTTCAAGGGTTCTTGAAGCTGCCAacaatttcatcccaaaaaaTCCTTTCTTTAGAGCCACTTTGGGGCCAACATCCAAGACAGTG CATGTACCAGTGAAGGTTGCCATGAGATTCCCCCTACGAAAGGCGCAAACCACGACCCTTCAGGTCGGAGAGCATTCTGGCCCGTGA